The nucleotide sequence TGTCCCACCCGGACTCCACCACCGGCGAGAAGGCGATCACGTCGACCTTCTGCTGGATGAAGTTGCGGATGGCCTTGATCTGGTTCTCCTGCTTCTGCTGCGCGTCGTCGAACTTCAGGTCGATCCCGGCCTCCGTGGCGGCCTCCTTGATCGAGGTCGTGTTCGCCGTACGCCATCCGCTCTCGGCGCCGACCTGGGAGAACCCAAGCGTGATCTTGCCGTCGTCGCCGCCGCTGCTGCCGCCCGTGTCGCTGTTGCCGCAGGCCGCCACGCCGGTGGCGAGCAACGCGGCGGCGAGCACCGCGATGACCTTGCGGGACGGCGGGTATGTCCTCATTCTCTTCACCGCAAATCTCCTCGGGGTAAGCGTTGTCGGATGCCGCGCACTCCGTGGTGCACGACCTGCGCTGGTGGGGTGCTGCCGGTGGTGCGACGCGGACGGTCCGGGGAACGGCCGCGCGATCGGGGCGGCCGTCAGGGGCTCGCCGGTGCGGGAGGTCGCTGTCCGTAGACGTTCTGGTAGCGGTCGTACAGGGCGTCGACGTCGGCCGGCGCCATCGGCAGCGGCGCGCCGAGCGCCCGGGCCAGGTGCGCCGTGCGGGCGATGTCCTCGCACATGACCGCGGCCTTCACCGCGGCGCGCGCGTCGCGGCCGATGGTGAACACGCCGTGGTTGCGCATGAGCACGGCCGGCGAACGGTGCCCGGCGAGGGTCGCCACGATCCCCTTGCCGATGTCGTCGCCGCCGATCAGGGCGAACGGGCCGATCGGTATCTCACCGCCGAACTCGTCGGCCTGGGCCGTGAGGTGGCACGGGATCGACTCGCCGCGGGCCGCCCAGGCGGTCGCGTACGTGCTGTGGGTGTGCACCACCCCGCCCACCTCGGGCAGGGCGCGGTAGACGTAGGCGTGGGCCGCGGTGTCGCTCGACGGCGCGAGGTCACCCTCGACCACGACGCCGTCGAGATCGCACACGACCATGTTCTCCGGGGCGAGGTCGTCGTAGTCGACCCCGCTCGGCTTGATCACCATCAGGTTCTGACCGGGCACCCGGGCCGAGACGTTGCCGGCCGTCCAGGCGACCAGCCGGTAGCGCGTGAGTTCGGCGTGCAGCCGGGCCACGCTCTCCCGCAGCCGGCGGATCTCAGCGCTCATGCGACCACCTCCAGGGGCGTGTCGGCCGGTGCCGCCGACGGCTCGGCGGCGGCGTTGCGGATCGCGCGCAGGCGGGACATGACGTCGTTGCCGCCGCGTCCGAAGTGGTCGTGCAGGGCCCGGTACTCGGCGTAGAGCGCGTCGTAGGCCCGCGCCCGCCCGGGATCCGGCCGGTAGGCGTCGCGGTCCACCCGGCCCATCGCGGCGGAGGCCGCGTGGATGTCCGGGTACGCCTCGGCCGCGACCGCCGCGTGGATCGCCGAGCCCAGGGCCGGGCCCTGCGCCGAACCGATGACGCTCAACGGCCGGTTGGTGACGTCGCTGTAGATCTGCATGAGCAGCGGGTTGGCGGTCAGGCCGCCGGCCACCACCAGCTCCGCGATCGGCACCCCCGCCTCGACGAACGCCTCGATGATCATGCGGGTGCCGTAGGCGGTCGACTCCAGGAGCGCGCGGTAGACGTCCGCGGGCCGGGTGGCCAGCGTCAGCCCCAGGATGAGACCACTCAGGTCGTGGTTGACCAGCAGGGAGCGGTTGCCGTTCCACCAGTCCAGCGCGATCAGCCCGTGGGCGCCGACCGGCTGCGCCGCGGCCAGCTCGCAGAGCCGCTCGTGCGAGTCGACGCCCGCCGGCGCGGCGTGGTCCACGAACCAGCCGAAGATGTCGCCGACGCCGCTCTGGCCGGCCTCGTAGCCCCAGGCGCCGGGGCTGAGTCCACCCTCGACGACGCCGCACATGCCGGGCACCTCCGCCAGCTCGGTGCCGTTGACCACGTGGCAGGTCGACGTGCCCATGATGGCGACCAGATGGCCGGGCGCCAGCGCCTGGGCCGAGGCCGCGGTGACGTGGGCGTCGACGTTGCCGGCGGCGACCGCGATGCCCTCGCGCAGGCCGGTCCAGGCCGCGGCCTGGGCGGTCAGGGCGCCCGCCCGGGCGCCCAGGGGAAGCAGCGGCCCGTCCAGCTTGCCGACGAAGCCGGCGAACCCCGGGTCGAGCGCCGCCAGGAACTCCGGGGACGGGTACCGCCCGTCCTGGCGGATGCCCTTGTAGCCGGCGGTGCAGATGTTGCGCGTCTCCACCCCGCAGAGCTGCCAGACGATCCAGTCCGCCGCCTCGACGAACCGCGCGGCGCGCCGGTAGATCTCCGGGTCCTCGTCGAGGAGCTGCAGGCCCTTCGCGAACTGCCACTCGGCGGAGATCTTCCCGCCGTACCGCTGGATCCAGGGTTCCCGGCGCTCGTGCGCGAGGGCGTTGATCCGGTCGGCGTGCGGCTGCGCGGCGTGGTGCTTCCACAGCTTCACCCAGGCGTGCGGCCGGCTCCGCAGCTCGGGCACCTCGCAGAGCGGGGTGCCGTCGGCCAGGGTGGGGAGGACGGTGCAGGCGGTGAAGTCGGTGGCGATACCGATCACCCGGGCCGGGTCGATCCCGGCGGCGGCCACGGCGGCCGGCACGGCGTGCCGCAGCACGTTCCGGTAGTCCTCCGGGTCCTGCAACGCCCAGTCCGGCGGCAGCGGCGTCCCGTCCGGGAGCGCCGACTCGATGACGCCGTGCCCGTACTCGTGGACCGCGGTGCCGAGCTCCGCGCCGTCTCCGACCCGGACCACCAGCGCCCGGCCCGACAGCGTCCCGAAGTCGACCCCGACGACGTACCGGTCCCCCGGTCCGTGCATACCCGCCATCTCCACCTCCCCGTGCCGTGGCTCACATTGTTAGCGCTCACATCGGCGTCGGTCAAGACGCGATCGCAACAGTCCCGTAACGGCGCGGCCATCGACCCAGCGGGCCATGCCGAGCGAATCGATCAAGCGGGGCGAAGTGGTGTTAACGTTCACAGGTATCGATGCGTCGCCCAGCTGCTTCTGAGGCGGCTGCCGTGGCTTGCTCCCCCTCGGGGTGCTGTTAGCGCTAACTCCGCTGCTCATCGCTGGCGGCTCCGCCTAACGGCGACGCCGCAACCGGCCGGAGCGCTCAGGCCGGTCCGCCCGCCGCGCCACGTCGTAGACCTTCGGCTCGACGACGTGGCGCCGCGCAGACTGCCGAGGACCGTCCGGCCGTCGGGCTGTGAACGGTCACAACAAGTGCGGATCGAACCAGGCGTCGACCGGCCCGGCGCTCACTCCGGCGGCGCGGCGACGCTCTGCCGGGTGATCAGGGTCGGTGCGATGGTCTGCCGCAGCTCGCCGACCGCGCCGGATTCGAACTGCGCGAGCAGCAGGTCAAGGCTGGCCCGGGCCACCGCGGCGAAGTCCGGCCGGACGGTGGTCAGCGGCGGAATGAAGTACGCCGCCTCCGGCACGTCGTCGAAGCCCACCACACTGATCTCGTCCGGCACCTTCCGGCCGTACTCGTGCAGGGCCCGCAACACGCCCAGCGCCAGGTGGTCGTTGGCCGTGAAGACCGCCGTCACCTCGGGCATCCGCGCCAGCATCTGCCCGCACCGGTAGCCCGAGGCCGCCGACCAGTCCGCCGGCACCAGTGGCGGCACCTCGGCGCCCGCGGCCTGCAACGCCTCCCGCCAGCCCTCGATCCGCCCGGCGCTGTCGAACCAGTCGGCGGGCCCGGACACGTGCCACACCGTGCGGTGACCGGCCTCCAGCAGGTGCCGGGTGGCCTCCCGCGCGCCCGCCACCTGGTCCACCGTCACGAGCGGCACCGGGCGACGGGGGTCGCCGTCGACCGTCACCAGGGGGACGTCCTTCGGCAGGTGCTCCAGCGCCTCACCGGCCGACTCGACGGGCGCGATGACGACGATCCCCGCCACCCGGTGCGCCAGGTGCCGCTCGACCGCCTCGGAGATGGACACCTGGTCCAGATCCCGGACACTGCCCACGCTGACCGCGAAGCCCTCCTCGGCGGCGGT is from Micromonospora terminaliae and encodes:
- a CDS encoding L-ribulose-5-phosphate 4-epimerase; amino-acid sequence: MSAEIRRLRESVARLHAELTRYRLVAWTAGNVSARVPGQNLMVIKPSGVDYDDLAPENMVVCDLDGVVVEGDLAPSSDTAAHAYVYRALPEVGGVVHTHSTYATAWAARGESIPCHLTAQADEFGGEIPIGPFALIGGDDIGKGIVATLAGHRSPAVLMRNHGVFTIGRDARAAVKAAVMCEDIARTAHLARALGAPLPMAPADVDALYDRYQNVYGQRPPAPASP
- the araB gene encoding ribulokinase; amino-acid sequence: MAGMHGPGDRYVVGVDFGTLSGRALVVRVGDGAELGTAVHEYGHGVIESALPDGTPLPPDWALQDPEDYRNVLRHAVPAAVAAAGIDPARVIGIATDFTACTVLPTLADGTPLCEVPELRSRPHAWVKLWKHHAAQPHADRINALAHERREPWIQRYGGKISAEWQFAKGLQLLDEDPEIYRRAARFVEAADWIVWQLCGVETRNICTAGYKGIRQDGRYPSPEFLAALDPGFAGFVGKLDGPLLPLGARAGALTAQAAAWTGLREGIAVAAGNVDAHVTAASAQALAPGHLVAIMGTSTCHVVNGTELAEVPGMCGVVEGGLSPGAWGYEAGQSGVGDIFGWFVDHAAPAGVDSHERLCELAAAQPVGAHGLIALDWWNGNRSLLVNHDLSGLILGLTLATRPADVYRALLESTAYGTRMIIEAFVEAGVPIAELVVAGGLTANPLLMQIYSDVTNRPLSVIGSAQGPALGSAIHAAVAAEAYPDIHAASAAMGRVDRDAYRPDPGRARAYDALYAEYRALHDHFGRGGNDVMSRLRAIRNAAAEPSAAPADTPLEVVA
- a CDS encoding LacI family DNA-binding transcriptional regulator, with product MTDVARLAGVSHQTVSRVLNGHPNVREQTRLRVQAAIAELGYRPNRAARALVTGRSQVIGVVAQNTTLYGPASLLAALEQTAAEEGFAVSVGSVRDLDQVSISEAVERHLAHRVAGIVVIAPVESAGEALEHLPKDVPLVTVDGDPRRPVPLVTVDQVAGAREATRHLLEAGHRTVWHVSGPADWFDSAGRIEGWREALQAAGAEVPPLVPADWSAASGYRCGQMLARMPEVTAVFTANDHLALGVLRALHEYGRKVPDEISVVGFDDVPEAAYFIPPLTTVRPDFAAVARASLDLLLAQFESGAVGELRQTIAPTLITRQSVAAPPE